A single genomic interval of Brevibacillus brevis harbors:
- the gyrA gene encoding DNA gyrase subunit A has protein sequence MAEETARFPKVDISHEMRESFISYAMSVIVSRALPDVRDGLKPVHRRILYAMHDMGLTPDKPFRKSANVVGEVMANYHPHGDSSIYEAMVRMAQDFNMRYMLVEGQGNFGSVDGDPAAAMRYTESRFSKLALELLRDIDKETVDFTPNYDGRKEEPVVLPSRFPNLLLNGASGIAVGMATNIPPHNLTEVVDGVIAMIDNPDITIQDLMKIIKGPDFPTAGEILGYSGIRRAYETGRGSIIMRAKTQIEEDGKGKPRIIVTEIPYQVNKARLVEKIAELVREKKIEGITDLRDESDRKGMRIVMELRRDVIPKVVLNNLFKHTQMQSTFGVNMLALVDSRPRVLNLRDMLFYYLEHQRVIIRRRTEYDLKQAEARAHILEGLRIALDHIDEIISLIRSSQTTEEARTGLMENYSLSYEQAQAILDMRLQRLTGLEREKIENEYQELMVKIAELRSILADEAKIYAIIREELGEIKEKFGDARRTEITFDENHIEDADLIPEEDVVITLTHDGYIKRLPVSTYRSQKRGGRGVQGLGTKDDDFVEHLYITNSHDYIMFFTSKGKAYRLKGFEIPDLSRTAKGTPIINLIQIEKGERVSAVIPVKEFDQEHFLFFATKKGIIKKTTLESYENIRKGGLIAVNLREDDELIGVRLTDGQQEIIMGTHKGMSVRFNEGDVRTMGRNATGVKGITLDDDDDVIDMDVIKPNAEVLIVTANGYGKRTPVDEYRIQSRGGKGIKTHNVTDRSGPVVGLKVVEPEEDLMIITTSGIIIRTEMKGISVMGRYTQGVKLIRLSENEQVGSVAKCPPTEDEDMSDEDVEEGMEDLQDGETVEATEPTEPTEE, from the coding sequence ATGGCAGAAGAAACTGCTCGGTTTCCAAAAGTCGATATTAGCCACGAAATGAGAGAATCGTTCATTAGCTATGCGATGAGCGTTATCGTCAGTCGGGCTTTGCCTGACGTTCGCGATGGTTTGAAGCCTGTACACAGGCGTATTTTGTATGCCATGCACGATATGGGTCTTACTCCTGACAAGCCGTTCCGTAAATCGGCAAACGTTGTCGGGGAAGTAATGGCGAACTACCATCCGCATGGTGACTCTTCCATCTATGAAGCGATGGTACGTATGGCCCAAGATTTTAACATGCGCTACATGCTGGTTGAAGGGCAAGGGAACTTCGGTTCTGTAGACGGCGACCCGGCAGCGGCGATGCGTTATACGGAGTCGCGTTTTTCCAAGCTCGCGCTGGAGCTTTTGCGCGATATTGATAAAGAAACGGTCGATTTCACTCCTAACTACGATGGACGCAAAGAAGAGCCGGTTGTATTGCCTTCTCGTTTCCCGAACCTGCTTTTGAATGGTGCATCAGGGATTGCTGTAGGTATGGCTACCAATATTCCGCCGCATAACTTGACGGAAGTTGTTGATGGCGTCATTGCCATGATCGATAATCCTGATATTACGATTCAAGATTTGATGAAAATTATCAAGGGACCTGACTTCCCTACAGCGGGGGAAATTCTCGGTTACAGTGGTATTCGTCGTGCCTATGAAACAGGCCGTGGTTCCATTATTATGCGTGCCAAAACCCAGATTGAAGAGGATGGGAAAGGAAAACCGCGCATCATCGTAACAGAGATTCCTTATCAGGTGAACAAGGCTAGACTCGTGGAAAAAATCGCGGAGCTAGTGCGCGAGAAAAAAATCGAAGGCATTACCGACCTTCGTGATGAGTCTGACCGCAAAGGTATGCGTATCGTTATGGAATTGCGCCGTGACGTCATTCCAAAGGTTGTATTGAACAATCTGTTTAAGCATACCCAAATGCAGTCTACATTTGGTGTGAATATGCTGGCACTCGTTGACAGTCGTCCGCGTGTATTGAATCTGCGTGACATGCTCTTTTACTATTTGGAGCACCAACGCGTCATTATCCGCAGAAGGACCGAATACGATCTCAAGCAAGCAGAAGCCCGTGCGCATATCCTGGAAGGCTTGCGCATTGCGTTGGACCATATTGACGAGATTATCAGCTTGATTCGATCTTCTCAAACCACAGAAGAAGCTCGCACAGGACTCATGGAAAATTACTCCTTGTCCTACGAGCAGGCACAGGCCATTCTCGATATGCGTCTGCAACGCCTGACTGGTTTGGAACGAGAAAAAATCGAGAACGAATACCAAGAGCTCATGGTGAAAATTGCTGAATTGCGTTCTATTCTTGCAGACGAAGCCAAAATCTACGCGATCATCCGCGAAGAGCTGGGTGAGATCAAAGAGAAGTTTGGCGATGCAAGACGCACGGAAATTACTTTCGATGAGAATCATATCGAAGATGCTGATTTGATCCCAGAGGAAGATGTCGTAATCACCCTGACGCATGATGGTTATATCAAGCGTCTGCCTGTTTCCACCTACCGTTCGCAAAAACGTGGTGGACGTGGCGTGCAGGGGTTGGGAACCAAGGATGACGATTTTGTCGAGCATCTGTACATTACCAACTCGCATGATTACATCATGTTCTTCACGAGCAAAGGGAAGGCTTATCGCCTAAAAGGATTCGAGATTCCTGACCTGAGCCGGACAGCGAAAGGTACCCCAATCATCAATCTCATTCAGATTGAAAAAGGGGAGCGGGTAAGTGCGGTAATCCCTGTGAAGGAGTTTGATCAAGAACATTTCCTGTTCTTTGCGACCAAGAAGGGGATTATTAAGAAAACCACGCTGGAGTCCTATGAAAATATTCGCAAAGGTGGCCTGATTGCGGTTAACCTGCGCGAAGATGATGAGTTGATTGGTGTTCGTCTGACGGATGGTCAACAAGAAATCATCATGGGTACTCACAAAGGCATGTCCGTCCGTTTCAATGAGGGAGACGTACGCACGATGGGACGTAACGCCACCGGTGTGAAGGGGATTACCCTTGACGACGATGATGATGTCATCGATATGGACGTTATTAAACCAAATGCAGAAGTGCTCATTGTAACGGCTAATGGTTACGGAAAACGGACTCCTGTTGATGAATACCGCATTCAATCTCGTGGCGGTAAAGGAATTAAGACACACAATGTAACCGATCGAAGCGGTCCGGTCGTTGGGCTGAAAGTGGTTGAGCCTGAAGAAGATCTGATGATTATTACCACTTCCGGTATCATCATTCGCACAGAAATGAAAGGTATTTCTGTGATGGGGCGTTACACGCAAGGTGTGAAACTGATCCGTTTGTCTGAAAATGAGCAAGTAGGATCAGTCGCCAAGTGTCCTCCAACTGAGGATGAGGATATGTCGGATGAAGATGTGGAAGAGGGAATGGAAGATCTGCAAGACGGAGAGACTGTCGAAGCAACCGAGCCTACCGAACCGACAGAGGAATAA
- a CDS encoding HD-GYP domain-containing protein, protein MPNVEVKQLTLGAKLAEDVFTALGGILFAKGTPLYEREVQFLEAFMIKQVQVEDSGGAVTDQGESTKVDTPEASEKFTQTKPVFQESFDKAVSTLKNLMTRVQGGNNIPVMEVREVVTPIITEFQQQPQVLLSLRHFARMDSYAYEHAIAVGIISYMIAKWVKVPEKEWMQVALAGTLLDIGKTKIDRRILQKPGKLTPDEFEEMKKHTVYGYQIIKSSHGLSEGVALAALQHHEREDGSGYPLGLPGSKLHLYSKIVAVADVYHAMSSDRVHQKALSPYQVVEQLVQDSFGKLDPTIVRTFVEGITQFAVGTLVELSDGTIGKIVFTDRNHPTRPMVETGGKIVNLVEARHLSIVRVMEQ, encoded by the coding sequence TTGCCCAATGTGGAAGTGAAACAACTGACTCTTGGAGCGAAATTGGCTGAAGACGTATTTACAGCATTGGGAGGCATTCTTTTCGCAAAAGGAACCCCTCTCTATGAAAGAGAAGTTCAATTCTTAGAAGCGTTTATGATCAAGCAGGTACAAGTAGAGGATTCAGGAGGGGCTGTGACTGACCAAGGTGAATCCACTAAGGTAGATACGCCAGAAGCTTCTGAGAAGTTTACCCAAACGAAACCTGTGTTTCAGGAGTCATTTGATAAAGCAGTGTCTACACTGAAAAATTTAATGACCCGCGTACAAGGCGGCAATAACATACCAGTTATGGAAGTCAGGGAAGTTGTTACGCCGATCATTACGGAGTTTCAGCAGCAACCACAAGTTCTTCTCTCCCTTCGGCATTTTGCAAGGATGGATAGCTATGCCTACGAGCATGCCATAGCGGTTGGGATTATTTCCTATATGATTGCAAAATGGGTCAAGGTGCCTGAAAAGGAATGGATGCAGGTCGCATTGGCGGGTACGTTGCTCGATATCGGAAAAACGAAAATCGATCGGCGGATTTTGCAAAAGCCAGGGAAGCTTACGCCAGACGAATTCGAAGAGATGAAGAAGCATACCGTTTATGGCTACCAAATTATTAAGTCATCCCACGGTTTAAGTGAAGGTGTAGCATTAGCGGCTTTGCAACATCATGAGCGAGAAGATGGTTCAGGCTATCCACTAGGTTTGCCTGGTTCTAAACTGCATTTATACAGTAAAATCGTCGCTGTGGCCGATGTGTATCACGCAATGAGCTCGGATCGTGTGCACCAAAAGGCGTTGTCTCCTTATCAAGTGGTGGAGCAATTAGTGCAAGATAGCTTCGGGAAACTTGATCCTACCATTGTTCGGACATTTGTGGAGGGGATCACTCAATTCGCTGTAGGAACGCTCGTTGAATTAAGTGATGGAACGATTGGGAAGATCGTATTTACAGATCGTAATCACCCAACGAGACCAATGGTCGAAACAGGTGGAAAAATCGTAAACTTAGTCGAAGCTCGACATTTATCTATTGTGAGAGTAATGGAACAGTGA
- a CDS encoding YaaC family protein has translation MDNAWKTLRYFETEPTARKYLAACYRDMGVEHAERLAFQQSSRFLYLWRQARHFYSTSVVADLSIQPLLLFYGCSHLLKAMLLTRDPYYPQNSRVLQHGVTTRKLKRNAYMLMEDEVRPQKEGFFAQLAHAFQLVPLQDRYSVHDLFSSIPSVSDSYGIATDKPRNWLTLKIDDISHDDLVRITFPEKTDGPLSYSTETFIQYIRRLAPSVCNLEKLNWENNKNRKELTLPQCSLSELDQHPLFRLHQNALFFWNGSASSLPLPEWASHYLLLYLLSMLCRYETEWWGELTMSHGLVERYLVEHFLDNHMGTFPSVIRRHFHRNHRMPLPSLPSDLY, from the coding sequence ATGGATAACGCTTGGAAAACATTACGCTATTTTGAAACAGAACCAACTGCACGTAAATATTTGGCTGCCTGCTATCGTGACATGGGTGTCGAGCATGCGGAGCGACTAGCATTTCAACAAAGCTCGCGTTTCCTGTATCTATGGAGACAAGCCAGACATTTTTATTCCACTTCCGTTGTTGCTGACTTGTCCATCCAGCCATTGTTGCTGTTTTATGGCTGCTCTCACTTGTTGAAGGCGATGTTACTGACTCGTGATCCGTATTATCCCCAAAACAGTCGTGTTCTTCAACATGGTGTCACGACACGAAAGCTTAAACGAAACGCCTATATGCTAATGGAAGACGAAGTTCGTCCACAAAAGGAAGGGTTTTTTGCACAATTAGCTCACGCGTTCCAGCTTGTGCCGTTACAAGACCGCTATTCAGTCCATGACTTATTTTCATCCATCCCCAGCGTCAGCGATAGTTACGGAATTGCTACGGATAAACCGCGTAACTGGTTAACGCTAAAAATTGACGATATAAGCCATGATGATTTAGTTCGCATTACCTTTCCTGAAAAAACGGACGGGCCACTATCCTATTCAACTGAGACCTTTATCCAGTATATTCGCAGGTTGGCTCCATCTGTTTGTAACTTGGAAAAATTGAACTGGGAAAATAACAAAAACAGAAAGGAACTGACCCTTCCTCAGTGTTCCCTGTCTGAACTGGATCAACACCCGTTATTTCGTTTGCATCAGAACGCACTCTTCTTCTGGAATGGTTCTGCTTCTTCTCTACCTCTTCCCGAATGGGCCAGTCATTACTTGCTGCTTTATTTACTCAGCATGCTTTGTCGCTATGAAACGGAGTGGTGGGGAGAGCTAACGATGTCTCACGGACTTGTTGAGCGCTATTTGGTCGAACATTTTTTGGATAACCACATGGGTACTTTCCCCTCGGTTATTCGAAGACATTTTCACCGAAATCACCGGATGCCCCTTCCCTCTTTGCCGTCGGATCTGTATTAG
- the guaB gene encoding IMP dehydrogenase, with translation MREDKFVKEGLTFDDVLLIPAKSEVLPRDVDLRVQLSENVKLNIPLISAGMDTVTESGLAIAMARQGGIGIVHKNMTIEQQASEVDRVKRSESGVITNPFSLSQEHTVEEANALMGKYRISGVPIVDANQKLIGILTNRDLRFVHDFSIKIKEVMTKENLVTASVGTTLQQAELILQQHKIEKLPLVDENNTLRGLITIKDIEKAIQYPNAAKDNQGRLLCGAAVGVSADTFERTAALVQAGVDVLVIDTAHGHSKGVIETVKAVRKEYPTLTIVAGNVATGQATRDLIEAGASVVKVGIGPGSICTTRVVAGIGVPQITAIHDCAQVAREYNIPIIADGGIKYSGDLPKAIGAGASVIMIGSLFAGTEESPGEFEIFQGRRFKVYRGMGSIGAMKAGSKDRYFQENAQKLVPEGIEGRVPYKGPLADVTYQLIGGLRAGMGYCGAKTIEDLIQNSQFVRITGAGLRESHPHDVQITKESPNYSIS, from the coding sequence GTGCGGGAAGACAAATTTGTTAAAGAGGGCTTAACGTTTGACGATGTATTGCTTATTCCAGCAAAATCTGAAGTTTTGCCAAGGGATGTTGATCTACGAGTACAATTGAGTGAAAATGTGAAGCTGAATATCCCTCTGATCAGTGCTGGTATGGACACCGTAACGGAGTCTGGACTTGCAATCGCCATGGCTCGCCAAGGTGGTATCGGGATTGTCCATAAAAACATGACCATCGAGCAACAAGCAAGCGAAGTAGATCGTGTAAAACGCTCTGAAAGTGGCGTTATTACCAACCCATTCTCTTTGTCACAAGAACATACTGTCGAAGAAGCGAATGCTCTCATGGGTAAATATCGTATCTCAGGTGTTCCGATTGTCGATGCGAATCAAAAGCTGATCGGAATTCTCACCAACCGCGATCTTCGCTTTGTACATGACTTCTCCATCAAGATCAAAGAGGTTATGACCAAGGAAAACCTGGTGACGGCTTCTGTCGGTACTACACTGCAACAGGCAGAATTGATTTTGCAACAACATAAGATCGAAAAGCTCCCGTTGGTGGATGAGAACAACACCCTGCGTGGACTCATTACGATTAAAGATATTGAAAAAGCCATCCAATACCCAAATGCAGCAAAAGATAACCAAGGCCGCTTGCTGTGTGGTGCTGCTGTTGGGGTATCTGCAGACACGTTTGAGCGCACAGCTGCACTGGTACAAGCTGGCGTGGACGTATTGGTGATTGATACTGCTCACGGGCATTCCAAAGGCGTAATTGAAACGGTAAAAGCCGTTCGCAAAGAATACCCAACGCTCACCATCGTCGCGGGGAACGTTGCAACTGGACAAGCTACTCGCGATTTGATCGAAGCTGGGGCATCTGTGGTGAAGGTTGGTATCGGTCCTGGTTCCATTTGTACAACTCGTGTCGTAGCAGGTATCGGTGTTCCGCAAATTACAGCGATCCACGATTGTGCACAGGTAGCGCGAGAGTACAATATTCCAATTATTGCCGACGGCGGCATTAAATACTCCGGTGATTTGCCAAAAGCAATTGGTGCAGGTGCTTCTGTGATCATGATCGGCAGTCTGTTCGCTGGTACAGAAGAAAGTCCGGGCGAATTTGAGATTTTCCAAGGTCGTCGTTTCAAGGTATATCGTGGAATGGGATCGATTGGCGCGATGAAAGCCGGCAGTAAGGACCGTTACTTCCAAGAGAACGCACAAAAGCTCGTTCCGGAAGGGATCGAAGGTCGTGTTCCTTACAAAGGCCCATTGGCGGATGTTACGTATCAGTTGATTGGTGGACTGCGGGCAGGTATGGGATACTGCGGAGCAAAAACCATCGAGGATTTGATTCAAAACTCCCAGTTCGTTCGTATTACCGGCGCTGGCTTGCGTGAGAGCCACCCGCACGATGTACAAATTACAAAAGAATCACCTAACTACTCGATTTCTTAA
- a CDS encoding D-alanyl-D-alanine carboxypeptidase family protein, whose protein sequence is MKRKTWTKRLTGLFLSVAVFAAAMGGTVSKVEAAPVASQANLQLEAKSAILVEASTGKVLYSKDPDVALPPASMSKMMTEYLVNDAIKQKKIKWDDVVPVSEYAFYIAKISDSSGVYLNLGESFTVKQLYEAMAIVSANDATVLLAEKIAGSEPAFVELMNKKAAELGMKNTSFVTSTGLPANELGPYSVQTEQTENLMSARDSAILARALIHDFPDALETAKKPSFTFRTGTPNEWSKKNFNWMLPGLISYYPGVDGLKTGHTNAAGYCFTGTAVRDNMRLISVVMKTSSETKRFAETRKLMDYGFGNFKLTKQMDKNVPVKGFETAPVKNGVEVTVPVVTGSEVNMITKTGTEAKYTPTVTFQELTAPIQQGQVVGKIVLKEEGVKETDYLQPEDAAKAGVDIVAGQAVEEASWIRLFFRSIIEFFSNLFSSGTGN, encoded by the coding sequence ATGAAGCGAAAGACATGGACAAAGCGATTGACAGGTCTGTTCCTTTCTGTCGCTGTTTTTGCTGCAGCAATGGGAGGAACGGTTTCAAAGGTGGAAGCTGCCCCTGTAGCATCTCAAGCGAATTTACAACTGGAAGCGAAGTCTGCCATTCTTGTTGAGGCATCAACGGGAAAGGTTCTCTATAGTAAAGATCCTGACGTAGCACTTCCGCCTGCGAGTATGAGTAAAATGATGACCGAATATCTGGTTAATGATGCCATCAAGCAAAAGAAGATCAAATGGGATGATGTCGTCCCTGTAAGTGAATATGCGTTTTATATCGCTAAAATTTCTGATTCGTCTGGTGTGTATTTGAATTTAGGCGAATCCTTTACGGTTAAACAATTGTACGAAGCTATGGCAATCGTATCGGCCAACGACGCTACTGTACTTTTGGCTGAGAAGATCGCAGGCAGTGAGCCAGCCTTTGTTGAACTGATGAACAAAAAGGCAGCAGAGCTTGGTATGAAAAATACTTCGTTCGTCACTTCTACTGGTTTGCCAGCCAATGAGTTGGGTCCATACTCTGTTCAGACCGAACAAACAGAAAACCTGATGTCTGCTCGTGACTCCGCAATCCTTGCCCGTGCGCTGATTCACGATTTCCCGGATGCGTTGGAGACCGCCAAAAAACCAAGCTTCACCTTCCGTACAGGTACACCAAATGAGTGGAGCAAGAAAAACTTTAACTGGATGCTGCCTGGTTTGATCAGCTACTACCCAGGTGTAGACGGATTAAAAACGGGGCATACAAATGCAGCAGGTTATTGTTTTACAGGTACGGCTGTTCGCGACAACATGCGTTTGATTAGCGTTGTGATGAAAACAAGCTCCGAGACAAAGCGTTTTGCTGAGACGAGAAAACTCATGGACTACGGTTTTGGCAATTTCAAACTCACAAAACAAATGGACAAGAATGTACCAGTCAAAGGATTTGAAACAGCTCCTGTAAAAAACGGTGTAGAGGTAACAGTACCAGTTGTTACAGGAAGCGAAGTAAATATGATCACAAAAACCGGTACGGAAGCAAAATACACACCAACTGTTACCTTCCAGGAGCTAACCGCACCGATTCAGCAAGGACAAGTTGTCGGTAAGATCGTTTTGAAAGAAGAAGGTGTGAAAGAAACTGATTACTTGCAGCCTGAAGACGCAGCAAAAGCAGGTGTGGATATCGTAGCAGGACAGGCAGTAGAGGAAGCCAGCTGGATTCGTCTGTTCTTCCGCAGCATCATAGAGTTTTTCAGCAATTTGTTTAGCAGTGGAACAGGAAATTAA
- the pdxS gene encoding pyridoxal 5'-phosphate synthase lyase subunit PdxS: MVQVGTSRVKRGMAEMQKGGVIMDVVNAEQAKIAEAAGAVAVMALERVPSDIRAAGGVARMADLSIVEEVLNAVSIPVMAKARIGHFVEARVLESLGVDYLDESEVLTPADDLYHINKKEFTVPFVCGARDLGEALRRIGEGASMIRTKGEPGTGNIVEAVRHMRTMMSQIRKVQAMSYDELMAEAKNLGAPYELLEEVHKTGKLPVVNFAAGGVATPADAALMMQLGSDGVFVGSGIFKSENPEKFARAIVEATTHYTDYELIARVSKGLGTAMPGIEISKIREADRMQERGW; encoded by the coding sequence ATGGTACAAGTAGGAACGTCCCGCGTTAAAAGAGGTATGGCTGAAATGCAAAAGGGCGGCGTCATTATGGACGTCGTGAATGCTGAACAAGCAAAAATTGCAGAAGCAGCGGGTGCTGTTGCTGTAATGGCTTTGGAGCGTGTACCGTCTGACATTCGTGCAGCTGGTGGAGTTGCGCGTATGGCTGACCTTAGCATTGTAGAGGAAGTACTGAATGCTGTTTCGATTCCTGTTATGGCGAAAGCTCGTATCGGTCATTTTGTTGAAGCGCGTGTTCTCGAGTCTCTGGGTGTAGATTACCTCGATGAGAGTGAAGTACTCACACCAGCAGATGACTTGTACCATATCAATAAAAAAGAGTTCACTGTACCGTTTGTATGTGGTGCCCGTGATCTGGGTGAAGCTCTCCGCCGTATTGGTGAAGGTGCATCCATGATCCGCACAAAAGGTGAGCCAGGAACCGGAAACATTGTAGAGGCTGTTCGTCATATGCGCACGATGATGTCCCAAATCCGCAAAGTGCAAGCCATGTCCTACGATGAACTGATGGCGGAAGCTAAAAACCTGGGTGCCCCATACGAACTGCTTGAAGAGGTACACAAAACAGGTAAGCTGCCAGTCGTAAACTTCGCAGCAGGTGGAGTAGCAACACCAGCAGATGCTGCCCTGATGATGCAATTGGGCTCCGATGGCGTGTTTGTAGGCTCTGGTATCTTTAAATCAGAGAATCCAGAGAAGTTTGCTCGCGCGATTGTGGAAGCGACTACCCACTACACGGATTACGAACTGATTGCTCGCGTATCCAAAGGCTTGGGAACGGCAATGCCAGGAATCGAAATCTCCAAAATTCGTGAAGCTGATCGCATGCAAGAGCGCGGCTGGTAA
- the pdxT gene encoding pyridoxal 5'-phosphate synthase glutaminase subunit PdxT, which translates to MKIGVLALQGAVAEHVRMLEEVGATAVPVKKVEELDDLDGLVIPGGESTTISKLMHKYGFMEAVQEFGKANKPIFGTCAGAILLAKQIQGQDDCHLGLMEIKVERNAFGRQKESFEVLMPVAGVAADYPAVFIRAPYIMEVGENGQVLAKHEDKIVVARSGHYLAAAFHPELTEDTRLHKYFLDMVKEYRS; encoded by the coding sequence ATGAAAATTGGCGTACTCGCTCTACAAGGAGCTGTAGCAGAACATGTGCGAATGCTAGAAGAGGTTGGTGCCACAGCCGTCCCGGTCAAAAAAGTAGAAGAACTGGATGACCTCGACGGGCTGGTCATTCCCGGCGGAGAGAGCACCACGATTAGCAAGCTGATGCACAAGTACGGATTCATGGAGGCGGTTCAAGAGTTCGGTAAGGCGAACAAGCCGATCTTCGGAACTTGCGCAGGAGCGATTCTTCTGGCAAAACAGATTCAAGGACAAGACGATTGCCATTTAGGCTTGATGGAGATCAAAGTTGAGCGGAATGCCTTTGGTCGCCAAAAGGAGAGCTTTGAGGTCTTGATGCCTGTTGCGGGTGTGGCGGCAGATTACCCGGCAGTGTTCATCCGGGCACCGTATATCATGGAAGTGGGAGAAAACGGTCAAGTCTTGGCCAAACATGAAGACAAGATTGTTGTCGCTCGAAGCGGTCACTATTTGGCAGCAGCCTTCCATCCAGAATTGACCGAAGATACAAGGCTGCACAAATACTTCCTCGACATGGTCAAGGAATACAGAAGCTAG
- the serS gene encoding serine--tRNA ligase — protein MLDVKVLRQDLEEVKRRLAHRNEDISALDQFVEVDEKRREVIQEAEALKNKRNTVSEQVAVMKRNKENADHLIVEMKEVNERIKALDEELRQLDEQLEFILLSLPNLPHESTPIGTTEDDNVIAWTWGEPRAFDFEIKPHWELASQAGILDFETAAKVTGSRFVFYKGMGARLERALMNFMMDLHSNEHGYEEVIPPYIVNRTSMTGTGQLPKFEEDAFKIEGPDYFLIPTAEVPVTNMHRDEIMDGADLPRYYTAFSACFRSEAGSAGRDTRGLIRQHQFNKVELVKFVKPEESYEELDKLVKNAEKVLQLLGLPYRVLSMCTGDLGFTAAKKFDLEVWIPSGGTYREISSCSNFEDFQARRANIRFRRDTKSKPEFVHTLNGSGLAIGRTVAAILENYQEADGTIVVPEVLRPYMGGVDKIAPK, from the coding sequence ATGTTGGACGTAAAAGTATTACGCCAGGATCTGGAAGAAGTAAAACGCCGTTTGGCTCACCGCAATGAAGATATTTCTGCGTTGGATCAATTTGTGGAAGTAGATGAAAAGCGTCGCGAAGTCATCCAAGAAGCAGAAGCGCTGAAAAATAAGCGTAACACGGTATCCGAGCAAGTAGCGGTTATGAAACGCAATAAGGAAAATGCAGACCATCTGATCGTAGAAATGAAAGAAGTAAATGAGCGCATCAAGGCTTTGGATGAAGAGCTGCGCCAACTGGATGAGCAGCTGGAGTTCATTTTGCTGAGCCTCCCGAACCTGCCGCATGAGAGCACGCCGATCGGTACGACAGAAGACGATAACGTGATTGCATGGACATGGGGAGAGCCACGTGCATTTGACTTCGAGATTAAGCCTCACTGGGAGCTCGCTAGCCAAGCAGGCATCCTCGATTTTGAAACGGCGGCAAAAGTAACAGGTAGCCGTTTTGTTTTCTATAAAGGCATGGGCGCACGCCTGGAGCGCGCACTGATGAACTTCATGATGGATTTGCACTCGAATGAGCATGGCTATGAAGAAGTGATCCCGCCGTATATCGTCAACCGTACGAGCATGACGGGAACGGGTCAATTGCCTAAGTTCGAAGAGGATGCGTTCAAAATCGAGGGGCCAGATTACTTCCTGATTCCAACCGCAGAGGTGCCGGTCACCAATATGCATCGTGATGAGATCATGGATGGAGCGGATCTCCCTCGCTACTACACTGCTTTCAGCGCATGTTTCCGTTCGGAAGCGGGTTCTGCGGGCCGTGATACGCGTGGGTTGATTCGTCAGCATCAATTCAACAAAGTTGAGCTGGTGAAATTCGTGAAACCAGAAGAGTCTTATGAAGAGCTCGACAAACTGGTGAAAAACGCTGAAAAGGTGCTTCAACTGCTTGGTCTGCCATACCGTGTCCTGAGCATGTGTACAGGCGATCTAGGATTTACGGCTGCGAAGAAATTCGACCTGGAAGTTTGGATTCCAAGCGGCGGCACATACCGTGAAATCTCGTCTTGCTCGAACTTTGAAGATTTCCAAGCGCGCCGTGCCAATATTCGTTTCCGTCGCGATACGAAATCGAAGCCGGAATTTGTGCATACATTGAATGGGTCTGGTTTGGCGATTGGACGTACAGTAGCAGCGATCTTGGAGAACTACCAAGAGGCAGACGGAACAATCGTGGTTCCAGAAGTTCTTCGTCCGTACATGGGCGGAGTAGATAAGATTGCACCGAAGTAA